Proteins encoded together in one Deinococcus detaillensis window:
- a CDS encoding DegT/DnrJ/EryC1/StrS family aminotransferase produces the protein MTSSDIKQIPILDLSPEIDELWDDLNAAIQRVVRSGHFIMGPDVLAFEQEVAAYLGVKHAVGMNSGTDALIIGLRALGIGPGDEVITTPFTFFATAESISSVGATPVFADIDPATYNIDPTCIREQITPRTRAIMPVHLYGNPCAMDEIMAIAEEHGLLVIEDCAQSFGARYGDRQTGTIGHVGAYSFFPSKNLGAFGDGGLLVTDDDQVAELARMLRAHGSRKKYHNEMLGYNSRLDTIQAAILRVKLPHIDRWNEERRRVATTYNELLQNVLGIVTPELRDGHVFHQYTIRLTEADRNGFQKRLEDQGIGTIVYYPIPQDQLPIYSGIYQSYPISKEAATKVLSLPMGSYLQRNLQDKIVQVIKQQI, from the coding sequence ATGACCAGCAGCGACATCAAGCAGATTCCCATCCTCGATCTCTCCCCGGAGATTGACGAGCTGTGGGACGACCTCAATGCAGCCATCCAGCGGGTGGTGCGTTCGGGGCACTTCATCATGGGACCTGACGTCCTCGCCTTCGAGCAGGAAGTCGCTGCTTACCTGGGCGTGAAGCACGCCGTGGGGATGAACAGTGGTACGGACGCCCTGATCATCGGCCTGCGCGCTCTGGGCATCGGCCCTGGGGACGAGGTCATCACGACGCCGTTTACCTTTTTCGCCACGGCCGAAAGCATCAGCAGTGTGGGGGCCACACCGGTCTTCGCGGACATTGATCCAGCGACCTACAACATTGACCCCACCTGTATTCGGGAGCAGATCACACCCCGCACCCGGGCGATCATGCCCGTTCACCTGTATGGCAACCCCTGCGCGATGGACGAGATCATGGCGATCGCTGAGGAACACGGCCTGCTAGTGATCGAGGACTGCGCGCAGTCTTTCGGGGCGCGGTATGGGGACAGGCAGACGGGCACCATTGGCCACGTCGGTGCCTACTCCTTCTTCCCCAGCAAGAACTTGGGGGCATTCGGGGACGGCGGCCTGCTGGTGACGGACGACGACCAGGTGGCGGAGCTGGCGCGGATGCTGCGTGCCCACGGCTCGCGGAAGAAGTACCACAACGAGATGCTGGGGTACAACAGCCGCCTCGACACCATTCAGGCGGCGATTCTGCGTGTGAAGCTGCCGCATATCGATCGGTGGAATGAGGAACGCCGCCGTGTAGCCACAACGTACAACGAACTGCTCCAGAATGTGCTTGGGATTGTAACGCCCGAACTGCGCGACGGACACGTCTTTCATCAGTATACGATTCGCTTGACGGAAGCTGACCGGAATGGGTTTCAGAAACGCTTAGAGGATCAGGGAATAGGAACAATTGTGTACTATCCGATTCCTCAAGATCAGTTGCCGATCTACAGTGGAATCTATCAATCATATCCCATAAGTAAAGAGGCTGCCACCAAAGTTTTGTCACTGCCAATGGGATCCTATCTGCAGCGCAATTTACAAGACAAGATTGTACAGGTTATTAAGCAGCAAATCTGA
- a CDS encoding lipopolysaccharide biosynthesis protein, with translation MQRAREKILRLTLSPTAKGGAIILSGNLLGQLIAVISTPLLTRVYDPSILGVYGIFTSIVSVVAVISSMRYELAIALPKEDAKAASLLVVSAIASLLIAVLILILCFIFKNELIALTGLTNSAYLFLIPLSGAIIGVQQASLQYLLRTNSYYNYAISRVFQGSSIIILQIVFGLVTGYGIFIGDSLGKVFIVLLLVYFVSKNWSRVSFQCSNLLDIAKAYSQFPKYNLPAAMLGALSINLPIIIINSHFTSAAGGHFYMAYRLLSLPVQLLSQAIGQVFLATASRIYANGLPIDTITKDTIRNLSIAGGSLILGLNLVTRDNVSIILGEAWGPLYSYVLIMSPWFIFMLISSPISHVMNISGKQKQSLIFTIVEFTLRCSILYASIMYNNIFLAAMGLSIVGSVISVSGLLMFVIAAKASVRKVILDLLKVLLTAFSLLALTLAFRNDSLFVNLIFSSISLLSFLLIIKFVVFKDLNLGLYDKGGRF, from the coding sequence ATGCAAAGAGCACGAGAAAAGATTTTAAGGCTTACCCTTAGTCCTACTGCTAAGGGAGGTGCCATAATTTTATCCGGAAATTTGCTAGGCCAATTAATAGCTGTAATATCTACCCCCCTGTTAACTCGAGTATATGATCCCAGTATTCTTGGAGTATATGGGATATTTACATCGATCGTATCAGTAGTAGCAGTAATATCTAGTATGCGCTATGAGTTGGCAATAGCTTTACCCAAAGAGGACGCCAAGGCAGCCTCTCTTCTGGTTGTTTCGGCAATCGCCTCTCTTCTTATTGCAGTACTAATTCTTATATTATGTTTCATTTTTAAAAATGAATTAATTGCGCTGACGGGATTGACAAACAGTGCATACTTATTCCTTATCCCCTTAAGTGGAGCCATCATAGGCGTTCAGCAGGCATCTCTACAATATTTATTGAGAACGAATTCTTATTATAATTATGCAATTTCACGCGTTTTTCAGGGTAGTAGTATTATAATTCTCCAAATTGTTTTTGGCCTAGTAACTGGATATGGAATATTTATAGGCGATTCTCTTGGAAAAGTTTTCATAGTGTTACTCTTGGTGTATTTTGTTTCAAAGAACTGGAGTAGGGTAAGTTTCCAATGCTCAAATCTGTTGGACATCGCTAAAGCTTACTCACAATTCCCAAAATATAATCTCCCAGCAGCAATGTTAGGGGCTTTAAGTATAAATTTACCCATAATCATAATAAACTCACATTTCACGAGCGCCGCTGGTGGACACTTTTACATGGCATATAGATTACTCTCCCTACCTGTACAGCTGTTAAGTCAAGCTATTGGACAGGTTTTCCTAGCAACAGCATCAAGAATATACGCCAATGGACTGCCAATCGATACGATAACCAAGGATACCATAAGAAATCTTTCTATTGCAGGAGGCTCATTAATTCTAGGTCTAAATCTTGTGACGCGTGACAACGTTTCAATTATACTTGGCGAAGCATGGGGCCCTCTTTATTCCTATGTGCTAATTATGTCGCCTTGGTTCATATTTATGCTTATATCTAGTCCGATAAGCCATGTAATGAATATATCAGGCAAACAAAAGCAGAGCTTGATCTTCACTATCGTTGAATTTACATTAAGATGTTCCATATTGTATGCGTCAATTATGTACAACAATATATTTTTAGCTGCTATGGGTCTTTCTATTGTTGGATCCGTCATCTCCGTTTCTGGACTATTGATGTTTGTGATCGCAGCCAAGGCGTCCGTAAGGAAAGTCATTCTTGACTTACTGAAAGTCTTACTTACGGCTTTTTCATTGCTCGCTTTGACTCTTGCATTCCGCAATGATTCTTTGTTCGTTAATTTAATTTTCTCATCGATCTCCTTATTATCATTCTTGTTAATAATAAAGTTCGTGGTTTTTAAAGATCTCAACCTCGGATTATATGATAAAGGAGGAAGATTTTAA